ATCCGGCGCGTGGCGGAAACCCGCCGGCGGGCGCACAAGGCGTGTCCGATGGTCCACGTCACCTCGGTGATCCAAGCGGGAAATGCGGCTCATCTGCACGAAATGCCGCGCATCGTCAAACAGGCCGGAGCCGACGTGCTCAATCTTACCCTGGAAATTCGGATTTTCGAGATTCCCGGTCTGGGCGCGCATTCGCCCGCGGACGAACGCCCGGAAAATGTCCCGTATCCGCGGATTCCGCCGGAGCAACTCGCGGAGGCGCTGCGCAAGACCCGCGAAGCGGCGGCCCGTGAAGGCGTCGAGTTGCGCACACCCGACATGCCCGATTCGGCCATTGTTGATTATTATTCGGGCCGGATGCCGCTCGGCGATTTCCGTTGCGGCAGCCTGTGGTGCAATCTGATCGTCGGCGCGAAGGGCGACATCCACCCGTGCTGGCTGCTGCGCTTGGGCAACGTGCGCGAGACGAGTCTTCGCGCGATTTGGAACGGATCCGACATGCGCGCGTTCCGACGACGCACCCGGAGCGGCCTCTACCCCGCTTGCGCCGGTTGTTGCTTTCTTGTCTATCGCGGCGGAAAGCGGGCATAATCTTCGCCACGCAAGGAGCGAATTTTGTCATGTTCAACGGAACGAAACCACGCATTCTTGTCGTCGGCAGCGCGAATGCGGACCTCGTGGCGACGGT
The sequence above is drawn from the Candidatus Hydrogenedentota bacterium genome and encodes:
- a CDS encoding radical SAM protein — translated: MANSDNPNGQRIAYWYRAATKAYTMLPYYLARGGHAFPPIHYYFEMTRRCNLRCAMCQYIEWLRKTPVSDQKEGELTTAEWERVIDEVQRLSLITFTGGEPLLREDFPNLLERAGQRARTHFITNGLLLDDDRVERVVSLAPKRVGGLGLNFIGTSLEGPPEIHDAIRGLRGAFERSTEAIRRVAETRRRAHKACPMVHVTSVIQAGNAAHLHEMPRIVKQAGADVLNLTLEIRIFEIPGLGAHSPADERPENVPYPRIPPEQLAEALRKTREAAAREGVELRTPDMPDSAIVDYYSGRMPLGDFRCGSLWCNLIVGAKGDIHPCWLLRLGNVRETSLRAIWNGSDMRAFRRRTRSGLYPACAGCCFLVYRGGKRA